From the genome of Maribacter algicola, one region includes:
- a CDS encoding gluconate 2-dehydrogenase subunit 3 family protein: MDRRKSLQTLILGGAAASSGLVFNACKTDKTEAVDQAITESSDKYFGRTPEELERLEKLQAEQLFNEHEMETIAALSVVILPPKEPHGGPIEAGVPELVEFMGKDIPEMAPTLLGGLMWLDHKSNTEFGTEFKSATLEQKKQICDAICWHDTEKPLDEQPLEIQFFYMMRGLTVTGYYTSKVGIADLGYKGNQPNVWDGVPQDVLDQHGVAYDPEWIAKCVDQSKRNEIAEWDDEGNLLT, from the coding sequence ATGGACAGAAGAAAAAGTTTACAGACCTTAATTCTTGGTGGTGCCGCTGCCAGTTCCGGTTTGGTTTTCAATGCATGTAAAACGGACAAAACGGAAGCCGTAGACCAGGCGATCACGGAAAGTAGCGATAAATATTTTGGAAGGACACCTGAAGAGCTGGAACGTTTGGAAAAGCTTCAAGCAGAGCAACTGTTCAACGAACATGAAATGGAGACTATTGCTGCCTTAAGCGTAGTTATTCTTCCTCCAAAAGAGCCCCATGGTGGCCCAATAGAGGCAGGCGTTCCAGAGCTGGTGGAATTTATGGGCAAGGATATCCCTGAAATGGCTCCAACACTTCTGGGAGGTCTTATGTGGCTGGATCATAAAAGCAATACGGAGTTCGGCACCGAGTTCAAATCGGCCACCTTGGAGCAGAAAAAACAAATCTGTGATGCCATTTGCTGGCATGATACGGAGAAACCTTTGGATGAACAACCTTTGGAAATCCAGTTTTTCTACATGATGCGTGGCTTAACGGTAACAGGTTACTATACATCAAAAGTGGGAATTGCAGATTTAGGTTACAAGGGCAACCAGCCCAATGTCTGGGACGGGGTTCCACAGGATGTCTTGGATCAGCACGGCGTTGCGTACGACCCGGAATGGATTGCGAAATGTGTGGACCAAAGTAAACGAAATGAAATCGCGGAGTGGGACGATGAAGGCAATCTACTCACGTAA
- a CDS encoding sugar phosphate isomerase/epimerase family protein — MKKYLTLLVIGCIAITTNAQEVGLQLYSLRNQFKDDVPGTLKLINSWGISKIEGGGTYGMPMEDFQKLLKDNDLQVVSIGADFTDLENNVEKVIQNAKDFGAKYVMCAWVPHDGNNWGLEETKHATDVFNSAGKRLKEEGLTLAYHAHGYEFRPYDEGTFFDYMAKNATDFTFELDVYWAKHGGADPVALMKKYPGKMTLLHLKDMEHGVKGNNTGHEDVETNVVLGTGQVDIAGVVAEAKKLGLEYMFIEDESSRVVEQVPESLEYLKSLK, encoded by the coding sequence ATGAAAAAGTATCTTACGCTACTGGTAATTGGCTGTATAGCTATCACTACGAATGCTCAGGAAGTCGGGTTGCAATTGTATAGCCTTAGAAATCAATTCAAAGACGATGTCCCAGGTACTTTGAAGCTTATCAATTCTTGGGGTATTTCAAAAATTGAAGGAGGTGGGACCTATGGCATGCCCATGGAAGACTTTCAAAAGCTTTTGAAAGACAACGATTTACAGGTTGTGAGCATTGGAGCGGATTTTACTGATTTGGAAAACAATGTGGAAAAAGTCATACAGAACGCCAAGGATTTTGGAGCGAAGTATGTCATGTGTGCATGGGTCCCTCATGACGGAAATAATTGGGGATTGGAAGAGACCAAACATGCCACGGATGTTTTCAATAGTGCCGGAAAGCGATTAAAGGAAGAAGGGCTTACTTTGGCCTACCATGCCCACGGTTATGAATTCAGGCCCTATGATGAGGGTACCTTCTTCGACTATATGGCCAAAAATGCCACCGATTTTACCTTTGAGCTCGATGTATATTGGGCGAAGCACGGCGGTGCAGATCCCGTGGCCCTCATGAAAAAGTATCCAGGGAAAATGACCTTGTTGCACCTAAAGGATATGGAACATGGGGTAAAGGGTAATAATACCGGTCATGAGGACGTGGAAACGAATGTGGTGCTGGGTACCGGTCAGGTGGATATTGCCGGAGTGGTGGCTGAAGCCAAAAAATTGGGTCTGGAATACATGTTCATTGAGGATGAATCAAGCCGAGTGGTGGAACAGGTTCCAGAAAGTTTAGAGTATTTGAAAAGTTTAAAGTAG
- a CDS encoding sulfatase family protein, with translation MPPKYLITPLLAFLFFGCADKAKEDPNMDSHNLPNIVWLVAEDQSPEWFPMYGDSTISLPNLESLANDGVVFTNAVAPVPVCAPARSALITGMYPTTLGTHNMRTYTPWLAVNQPTLDSLPSYSPIVPEGVKMFPEYLRKIGYYTANGPKEDYNFEKTDAAWDESSGERHWRKRKEGQPFFAVFNYSVCHESQIWARGKDSLFVDPNALTVPTYFPDTDVVRHDLAVNYSNLKRLDNQAGKILDQLKEDGLYENTIIFFYGDHGGPFPRHKRALYDTGVKVPLIIKFPNNKNAGNYDDRLISFIDYAPTLLSLAGIEPPKVMQGVAQFGQYQVEKKPKYTFHTSDRFDEIYDRLRAVRSKRFKYIKSYNTHLSHALPVSYREQMPMMQELRKLFDADKLNGEQAAWLQPNKPGEELYDLQKDPYELYNLAGNPDMRDTLTFYRNILNEWIRESKDLGDIPERELIAKWLPDGKAKRLPPLEVVMKDSVLQLISPQRDATIVWKNPQDSIWNVYTKPLPKDLIFEAKAERIGYLDSDVLRIE, from the coding sequence ATGCCTCCTAAATATCTGATTACCCCTTTACTAGCTTTTTTATTTTTTGGTTGCGCCGATAAGGCAAAGGAAGATCCAAATATGGACTCCCATAACCTACCCAACATTGTTTGGTTGGTGGCGGAGGACCAATCCCCGGAATGGTTTCCCATGTATGGGGATTCTACGATTTCCTTGCCAAATTTGGAATCCCTTGCCAATGACGGGGTCGTATTTACGAATGCCGTCGCCCCGGTTCCCGTTTGTGCTCCTGCCCGAAGTGCCTTGATAACGGGCATGTATCCCACAACCTTGGGAACCCATAATATGCGGACGTATACACCTTGGCTGGCGGTTAATCAGCCAACATTGGACAGTTTACCCAGTTATTCCCCCATCGTTCCCGAAGGTGTAAAGATGTTTCCGGAATACTTACGAAAAATTGGATATTATACCGCCAATGGCCCCAAGGAGGATTACAATTTTGAAAAGACCGATGCCGCTTGGGACGAGAGCAGCGGGGAACGCCATTGGAGAAAACGAAAAGAAGGTCAGCCATTTTTTGCCGTTTTCAATTATTCGGTTTGTCATGAGTCCCAAATTTGGGCCAGGGGCAAGGATTCCCTTTTTGTCGACCCAAATGCATTGACTGTGCCAACCTACTTTCCGGATACCGATGTGGTACGTCATGATTTGGCAGTTAACTACAGCAATCTCAAAAGATTGGATAATCAGGCAGGAAAAATTTTGGACCAATTAAAGGAGGACGGATTGTATGAAAACACGATCATTTTCTTTTACGGGGACCATGGAGGGCCCTTTCCTCGTCATAAAAGGGCATTGTACGATACCGGGGTAAAAGTACCATTAATCATAAAATTCCCTAATAATAAAAATGCTGGAAACTATGATGACCGTTTGATAAGTTTTATCGATTATGCCCCAACACTACTTTCGCTAGCAGGTATTGAACCGCCAAAAGTCATGCAGGGCGTGGCACAGTTTGGTCAATATCAGGTTGAGAAAAAGCCAAAATATACATTTCACACATCGGATCGGTTTGATGAGATTTATGACCGATTACGCGCCGTTCGTAGCAAGCGTTTTAAATATATCAAAAGCTATAATACCCATTTGAGCCATGCTTTGCCAGTTTCGTATAGGGAGCAAATGCCGATGATGCAGGAATTACGAAAACTATTTGATGCCGATAAATTAAATGGAGAGCAAGCGGCTTGGTTACAACCGAATAAACCTGGGGAAGAACTGTACGACTTGCAAAAGGATCCATATGAACTGTACAACCTTGCAGGAAATCCGGATATGCGGGATACATTAACTTTCTACAGGAATATCCTGAACGAGTGGATTAGGGAAAGCAAGGATTTGGGCGATATACCAGAGCGGGAACTTATCGCCAAATGGCTTCCCGATGGAAAAGCAAAGCGTTTACCTCCCTTAGAAGTAGTAATGAAAGATTCCGTCCTCCAATTGATTTCCCCACAAAGGGACGCGACGATTGTCTGGAAAAATCCCCAAGATTCCATTTGGAATGTCTACACAAAACCATTACCCAAAGATTTGATTTTTGAGGCCAAAGCGGAACGGATTGGTTATCTGGATAGTGATGTTTTGAGAATAGAATAG
- a CDS encoding sugar phosphate isomerase/epimerase family protein — MSSNNISRRNLLKTGTLFAVSASSGLAFGNSFVPEAGWGAKEPKHSLPFRVSLNTSTLMAYKLPVDVQIEKVAAAGFDGIELWMRDVMAYLEKGGTTQALKEKLQVGYLKLENIIGFSEWCSDDPEKRKNALEQLRKEMTIIKELGGEHIAAPVMGISKLEPSKMGEYAERYRAILDLEAETGVIPVLELWGMGALHKVSDCAQIIIATGHPKASLLLDFYHVHRGGNSWDTVDVLNGAKLPVMHMNDYPSEPSYDKLTDADRVLPGVGVCPYDSIIPKLYEAGFRGGFSVELFNKGYWDTMDADTLLKKSFESSVLVLSSALQKAGYY, encoded by the coding sequence ATGTCGTCAAACAATATTTCCCGCAGAAACCTATTGAAAACAGGAACCCTATTCGCCGTTTCGGCTTCATCAGGATTGGCCTTTGGCAATTCCTTTGTACCGGAGGCCGGTTGGGGTGCAAAGGAACCCAAACATTCCCTACCTTTCAGGGTAAGCCTAAACACTTCCACCTTAATGGCTTACAAGTTACCTGTTGATGTGCAGATTGAAAAGGTAGCGGCCGCTGGGTTTGATGGTATAGAACTTTGGATGCGCGACGTTATGGCTTATTTGGAAAAAGGCGGCACCACGCAAGCCTTAAAGGAAAAATTGCAGGTCGGATACCTGAAACTCGAAAATATCATTGGTTTTTCGGAATGGTGCAGTGATGACCCTGAAAAAAGGAAGAACGCCCTGGAACAACTCCGAAAGGAGATGACGATCATAAAGGAATTGGGCGGCGAACATATCGCGGCACCCGTTATGGGAATTTCCAAGTTGGAACCTTCCAAGATGGGCGAATATGCGGAACGTTATAGGGCTATTCTCGATTTGGAGGCGGAAACCGGGGTGATTCCTGTCCTAGAACTTTGGGGCATGGGGGCCTTGCATAAGGTGTCTGACTGTGCACAGATCATTATAGCAACGGGCCATCCCAAGGCATCCCTACTTTTGGATTTCTATCACGTGCACCGCGGTGGAAATTCCTGGGATACGGTCGATGTACTCAACGGTGCCAAATTGCCCGTAATGCACATGAACGACTATCCCTCTGAACCCTCCTATGATAAATTAACGGATGCCGACCGTGTTCTACCCGGAGTAGGGGTTTGCCCGTACGATTCCATCATTCCAAAACTGTATGAAGCGGGATTTAGGGGTGGATTTTCTGTAGAACTATTCAATAAAGGCTATTGGGATACCATGGATGCCGATACCTTGCTCAAAAAAAGTTTTGAAAGTAGTGTCTTGGTATTGAGTTCGGCCTTACAAAAAGCAGGGTATTATTAA
- a CDS encoding arylsulfatase has product MCRILKIGTSVILLLLLLTNCKEVTQDASEKKVQRPNVILIMADDQGWGDLSFHGNTNLNTPNIDAIARNGVSFTNFFVQPVCSPTRAELLTGKYFTRLGVHDTSAGGERMDIGVPTIADILKNYGYKTAAFGKWHNGMQPPYHPNARGFDEFYGFASGHWGNYFSPMLEHNGAVVRGNGFLADDLTDHAISFIQTHKNEPFFVYLPLNTPHSPMQVPDAYWNRFKDKELNMAYQNPEEEDTQFTWAALAMVENIDVNVGRISEHLKTLGLEGNTIVIYLSDNGPNGWRWNGGLRGKKGATDEGGVKTPFYIRWKDHIKPGIRVDRIGGSVDITPTLLGLLDLSENEFKADGVNLAPWIFEPNSAYKDRIIYNHWAGRTSLRSQKYRLDDENRLYDMVNDPGQKLDIAEKLPKIQDSLLQEKLKWLSKYPPLTKETDDRPFTLGHPNFKFTQLPARDAMATGEIERSNRFPNNTFFTNWTQIKDSIYWDIETLKKGKYQVTLYYTLPEGNEGTEILLQQGKKTLKTTISEVYDPPLKGMENDRVARMESYVKDFKPLNLGVLELDAGRMPLVLKLDRIKSTGPDVRLLHFERIE; this is encoded by the coding sequence ATGTGCAGGATTTTAAAAATAGGTACCTCCGTTATTTTGCTTCTTTTACTTTTGACCAATTGTAAGGAAGTGACTCAGGATGCCTCTGAAAAAAAAGTTCAGAGACCTAATGTAATCCTTATCATGGCAGATGACCAAGGATGGGGCGACTTGAGCTTTCATGGCAATACCAATCTGAACACCCCTAATATCGATGCCATTGCCAGGAATGGGGTGTCCTTTACCAATTTCTTTGTACAACCTGTCTGCTCCCCTACCCGAGCGGAACTTTTGACTGGAAAATACTTTACCCGACTTGGGGTGCATGATACCTCGGCAGGCGGAGAGCGGATGGACATTGGGGTTCCTACAATTGCCGATATTTTAAAAAACTACGGATATAAAACCGCCGCCTTTGGAAAATGGCACAACGGCATGCAACCGCCATATCATCCCAACGCTAGGGGTTTTGATGAATTTTATGGATTCGCTTCGGGGCACTGGGGCAACTATTTTAGCCCTATGTTGGAACATAACGGAGCAGTGGTTAGAGGAAACGGTTTTTTAGCAGACGACCTTACCGATCATGCCATCTCCTTTATTCAAACCCACAAAAATGAACCCTTCTTTGTCTATCTTCCTTTGAATACGCCCCATAGTCCCATGCAGGTACCGGATGCGTATTGGAACCGATTTAAAGACAAGGAACTGAACATGGCCTACCAAAATCCAGAGGAGGAAGACACTCAATTTACATGGGCCGCTTTGGCCATGGTGGAAAATATTGACGTCAATGTCGGTCGGATTTCAGAGCATTTGAAAACGCTTGGGTTGGAGGGAAACACGATTGTCATATATCTATCCGATAATGGTCCCAATGGATGGCGGTGGAACGGGGGATTGCGGGGCAAGAAAGGTGCAACCGATGAAGGCGGTGTTAAAACGCCCTTTTATATTCGATGGAAAGACCATATCAAACCGGGTATCAGAGTAGACAGAATCGGTGGGTCCGTAGATATTACCCCTACCCTATTGGGGTTGTTGGATTTATCCGAAAATGAATTTAAAGCCGACGGTGTAAATCTTGCCCCTTGGATTTTCGAACCAAATTCGGCCTACAAGGACCGTATCATTTACAACCACTGGGCCGGTCGCACCAGTCTCAGATCCCAAAAATACCGTTTGGATGATGAAAACCGATTGTACGATATGGTAAACGACCCCGGACAAAAATTGGATATTGCCGAAAAACTACCCAAAATTCAGGATTCGTTGCTACAAGAAAAACTGAAATGGCTGTCAAAATATCCGCCGCTCACCAAGGAAACCGACGACCGACCTTTTACCTTAGGCCATCCCAATTTTAAGTTTACCCAACTACCCGCCAGGGATGCAATGGCAACGGGAGAAATTGAGCGAAGTAACCGATTCCCCAACAACACGTTCTTCACGAATTGGACCCAGATCAAGGATTCGATTTACTGGGATATTGAAACCTTGAAAAAGGGCAAATATCAGGTTACCTTATATTATACCCTACCGGAGGGAAATGAGGGTACCGAAATCCTGCTACAACAAGGAAAAAAAACCTTAAAGACCACAATTTCAGAAGTCTACGACCCGCCGCTCAAAGGCATGGAAAACGACAGGGTAGCCCGTATGGAATCCTATGTAAAGGATTTTAAACCGTTGAATTTGGGCGTACTGGAATTGGATGCCGGTAGAATGCCCCTAGTCCTAAAACTAGATCGAATAAAAAGTACAGGTCCAGATGTTCGTCTCTTACATTTTGAACGCATAGAGTGA
- a CDS encoding glycoside hydrolase family 130 protein translates to MSSRILPVVLLALLTCCKNKSTETKQDEPEPLSKWMLGFEKADKNPIMIPDSTFVFTDPMTGNEVQWQKADVFNPGAIVKNDTVFLLFRAEDNPDAILGGRTSRIGLAYSTNGIDFTKYPEPVFFPLDDEFKKWDYPGGMEDPRIVETPDGKYLMYYTSWNQDVARLSVASSDDLKNWTNHGPIFQKAYDGKFLDIWSKSGSVVTELINGRLIAKKFDGKYLMYWGELFVNLAESENGIDWTPLLDENGELLHVFKPTLNEFDSHLTEPGPPALFTENGILLLYNGKNLSGEGATDQYPEGTYCGGQVLFDKDNPSQLLARLETPFICPSLPHEVSGQYKAGTTFIQGLVYFKDQWFLYYGTADSMVGLAIKE, encoded by the coding sequence ATGTCTTCTAGAATTCTCCCCGTAGTACTGCTTGCTTTGCTTACCTGTTGTAAAAACAAATCCACCGAAACAAAACAAGACGAACCGGAACCCCTATCCAAATGGATGCTGGGTTTTGAAAAAGCCGATAAAAACCCCATCATGATTCCGGACTCTACATTTGTATTTACGGACCCGATGACAGGGAATGAGGTTCAATGGCAAAAAGCGGATGTATTCAATCCTGGGGCCATTGTAAAGAACGATACCGTATTTCTGCTATTTAGAGCAGAGGACAACCCCGATGCTATCTTGGGTGGACGAACTTCAAGAATTGGGCTGGCCTATAGCACCAATGGAATCGACTTTACCAAATACCCGGAACCCGTTTTTTTTCCATTAGATGACGAATTCAAGAAATGGGATTATCCTGGGGGCATGGAAGACCCAAGGATCGTAGAAACACCTGATGGCAAGTATCTAATGTACTACACTAGTTGGAACCAGGATGTAGCCCGACTTTCCGTAGCGTCTTCAGATGATTTGAAAAATTGGACCAACCATGGCCCCATATTTCAAAAGGCCTACGACGGTAAATTCTTGGATATATGGAGTAAATCCGGTTCCGTGGTCACCGAACTAATCAATGGGCGCCTGATCGCAAAAAAATTCGATGGCAAATACCTCATGTATTGGGGGGAACTTTTTGTAAACCTTGCCGAAAGTGAAAACGGCATAGACTGGACACCCCTACTCGATGAAAATGGGGAGCTGCTACATGTTTTTAAACCGACCTTGAACGAATTCGATAGTCACTTAACGGAACCTGGGCCACCAGCCTTATTTACTGAAAATGGTATTCTATTATTGTACAACGGAAAGAATCTATCGGGGGAAGGTGCAACCGACCAATATCCGGAAGGCACCTACTGCGGCGGCCAGGTGTTATTTGACAAGGACAATCCTTCCCAGTTGTTGGCACGACTCGAAACTCCTTTCATTTGCCCCAGTCTCCCACATGAAGTTAGCGGGCAGTACAAAGCTGGAACCACCTTTATTCAAGGATTGGTCTATTTTAAGGACCAATGGTTTCTATATTATGGAACGGCAGATTCCATGGTGGGATTGGCGATTAAGGAATAA
- a CDS encoding M15 family metallopeptidase translates to MKHFFYSFVLLSFLSCKNGVKSEKEETSNIVEKKEVKEIIQDETTESPQVHLKSFDGLADTTFIRLADFSDDFAYDMRYATENNFLKAKVYECAECYTRVKTAKALIAANKDFMDNGVKIKFYDCYRPNSVQYKMWKIVPNPQYVANPVKGSIHNKGGAVDITLVNMEGEELDMGTDFDFFGKRAYHDNIDLPQEILDNRKLLKETMEKHGFWSIRTEWWHYNLASASNEKIADFKWDCE, encoded by the coding sequence ATGAAACATTTTTTTTACAGCTTTGTTCTACTCTCTTTTTTATCCTGCAAAAATGGTGTAAAGTCCGAAAAGGAAGAAACATCCAACATAGTAGAAAAGAAGGAGGTTAAGGAAATCATCCAGGACGAAACAACAGAATCTCCACAAGTACATTTAAAGTCCTTTGATGGATTGGCGGATACCACCTTTATTCGTTTGGCGGACTTTAGTGATGATTTTGCCTATGACATGCGCTATGCCACTGAAAATAACTTCTTAAAGGCCAAGGTGTATGAATGTGCCGAATGCTACACCCGTGTAAAGACGGCCAAGGCGTTAATTGCCGCGAACAAGGACTTTATGGATAATGGAGTAAAAATAAAGTTTTACGATTGCTATCGACCAAACTCCGTGCAGTACAAAATGTGGAAGATCGTTCCCAATCCCCAATATGTGGCAAATCCTGTAAAGGGATCCATACACAATAAGGGAGGGGCCGTTGACATTACCTTGGTAAATATGGAGGGAGAAGAATTGGATATGGGAACCGATTTCGATTTTTTTGGTAAAAGGGCCTATCATGACAATATAGACCTTCCCCAAGAGATTCTGGACAACAGAAAGCTCCTTAAGGAAACCATGGAAAAACATGGATTTTGGTCCATTAGAACGGAATGGTGGCATTATAATCTTGCATCGGCATCCAACGAAAAAATAGCCGACTTTAAATGGGATTGCGAATAA
- a CDS encoding alpha/beta hydrolase, with protein sequence MKNIFYSALLFMALTVQSQDTIMPLWPDGKIPNQLKTDEKEIHKNEGILIISKVQKPTIEVYLPSQRNATGEAMLIFPGGGYAVLAYDWEGRDIAKFLNSKGIAGIVVKYRLPSDATQTDKQNVPLIDAQRAMRLVRSKAEAWNIKKDKIGIIGFSAGGHLASTLGTHFDEKVYAIVDEADNESARPDFMALGYPVITFGLNTHGGSKKNLIGENPSEAMVEHFSNEKHVSSNTPPTFLIHAADDGAVPVENSLLFFQALRDNGVFATMHIYPKGGHGFSLARNDNHLRGWTERLFEWIESLR encoded by the coding sequence ATGAAAAATATATTTTATAGCGCCTTACTGTTTATGGCCTTAACAGTACAGTCTCAAGACACCATAATGCCTTTATGGCCCGATGGAAAAATTCCGAATCAACTAAAAACGGATGAAAAGGAAATCCATAAAAATGAAGGTATTTTAATAATCAGTAAGGTACAGAAACCTACCATAGAGGTATATCTGCCTTCACAAAGAAATGCTACGGGAGAAGCTATGCTGATATTTCCTGGTGGGGGCTACGCTGTTTTGGCCTATGATTGGGAAGGTAGGGATATCGCAAAGTTCTTGAATAGTAAGGGAATCGCAGGCATCGTTGTTAAATATAGACTTCCATCTGATGCTACCCAGACGGATAAGCAAAATGTTCCCTTAATAGATGCGCAAAGAGCCATGCGACTTGTTCGTTCCAAGGCCGAAGCATGGAACATAAAAAAGGATAAAATTGGGATTATAGGATTCTCTGCGGGCGGACATTTGGCTTCTACCCTGGGTACTCATTTTGACGAGAAGGTATATGCTATAGTAGACGAGGCGGATAATGAAAGTGCGCGCCCGGATTTTATGGCGTTGGGGTATCCTGTGATTACTTTTGGACTCAACACCCACGGTGGATCTAAGAAAAATTTAATTGGAGAAAACCCATCGGAAGCAATGGTGGAACACTTTTCCAATGAAAAGCACGTATCTTCTAATACGCCACCTACCTTCCTGATTCATGCTGCGGATGATGGGGCGGTACCTGTAGAAAACAGCTTATTGTTCTTTCAAGCCTTAAGGGATAACGGTGTCTTTGCTACCATGCATATTTATCCAAAGGGTGGACACGGTTTTTCGTTGGCTAGGAATGATAATCACTTGAGGGGCTGGACGGAGCGACTGTTTGAATGGATAGAAAGTCTACGTTAG
- a CDS encoding membrane metalloprotease, translating into MNTKNLKLFLLLFAVTISCSKDSENNTVVVEDENGNPIEVDTSANKKGVGDSANDLLSSNSFEKLVVEILYVDNLQPTASTLVNFKDFLEARLNKPQGVEIVQRQVENESQEVYSIQDIRNIEDTHRSKFNEQGTITVSGLFLDGEYDQNTENGSVLGVAYRNTSFVIFGQTIREFSNQPLAPSLTTLESVVVNHEVGHLLGLVNAGTDMQTNHQDTAHGRHCTDDNCLMFWTAETGEGLLNMLTGGSIPSLDTFCIADLQANGGK; encoded by the coding sequence ATGAACACTAAAAATCTAAAATTATTCCTCCTATTGTTTGCTGTAACGATTTCCTGCTCAAAAGATTCGGAGAATAACACGGTAGTTGTTGAAGATGAAAATGGAAACCCTATAGAAGTGGACACTTCCGCAAATAAAAAAGGTGTAGGGGATTCCGCAAACGACCTTTTATCATCCAACAGTTTTGAGAAGTTGGTTGTGGAAATACTGTATGTAGACAATTTACAACCTACCGCTTCAACCTTGGTTAATTTCAAGGACTTCTTGGAAGCCCGTTTGAACAAACCACAGGGTGTTGAAATTGTTCAAAGACAGGTTGAAAACGAAAGCCAAGAAGTATATTCCATACAGGATATTAGAAATATAGAGGATACCCATCGTAGTAAATTCAATGAGCAAGGAACGATTACGGTTAGCGGATTATTCTTGGATGGTGAGTATGATCAAAACACGGAAAACGGTTCGGTTCTAGGTGTGGCCTATCGAAACACCTCCTTTGTAATCTTCGGGCAGACCATTAGAGAATTTAGCAACCAGCCGTTGGCTCCAAGTTTGACCACTTTAGAATCTGTAGTAGTCAATCATGAGGTAGGACACTTACTTGGTTTGGTCAATGCAGGAACAGATATGCAGACGAATCACCAAGATACAGCGCATGGAAGGCATTGTACAGATGATAACTGTCTTATGTTCTGGACCGCCGAAACAGGAGAAGGGTTATTAAACATGTTAACTGGAGGTTCCATTCCCTCTTTGGATACATTTTGTATTGCTGATTTACAGGCGAATGGTGGGAAGTGA
- a CDS encoding response regulator, with product MHILLIEDDSIEIMKLERTVSKLEVNHKITQAKNGEEALQFLNSDNRLPDIILLDLNMPRMSGIEFLKILKEDDKLRYIPTIVLTTSENRVDLLECYKVGIAGYVIKPLKYEDYEYKLKRVLEYWDINELVKA from the coding sequence ATGCACATTTTACTAATAGAAGATGATTCTATAGAAATCATGAAGTTGGAGCGCACCGTGAGTAAGCTAGAGGTAAATCATAAAATAACCCAAGCTAAAAATGGAGAGGAGGCGCTCCAGTTTCTTAATTCTGATAACAGGTTGCCCGATATTATTTTGTTGGACCTGAATATGCCCCGGATGAGCGGCATAGAGTTTCTGAAAATTCTTAAGGAAGATGATAAGTTACGTTATATACCAACCATCGTTCTTACAACATCGGAAAACAGGGTCGATTTATTGGAGTGCTATAAAGTAGGTATCGCAGGATACGTAATAAAGCCTCTAAAATATGAGGACTATGAGTATAAGCTTAAGCGCGTTCTTGAGTATTGGGACATCAATGAATTGGTCAAAGCCTAG
- a CDS encoding heme NO-binding domain-containing protein, with amino-acid sequence MKGIVFTEFLEMVETAYGLEVVDSIIEKSNLPSEGIYTSVATYEFNEMVSLITELSKEVDIPPGDLIYTFGHYLFSSLGNAHPEVIQNYNSPLGLLYSIEDHIHVHVKKLYPDAELPSFKILEKTDNSLTMVYTSSRGLYRLAHGLIEKTFEHFNGKADVTYELIKENGTEVKFKIVQYG; translated from the coding sequence ATGAAAGGAATTGTTTTTACAGAGTTCTTGGAAATGGTTGAGACCGCTTATGGTCTCGAGGTAGTCGACTCAATCATCGAAAAGTCCAACTTGCCTTCGGAAGGAATCTACACATCCGTTGCAACCTACGAATTTAATGAAATGGTCAGCCTTATTACGGAGTTAAGTAAAGAGGTTGACATTCCCCCCGGTGACTTAATATATACTTTTGGACATTACTTGTTTTCCAGTTTGGGCAATGCACATCCAGAGGTGATCCAGAATTATAACAGCCCTTTAGGACTTTTGTATTCTATAGAGGACCATATTCATGTCCATGTAAAAAAACTCTATCCGGATGCGGAACTGCCTTCTTTCAAAATTTTGGAAAAAACCGATAATTCACTTACCATGGTCTACACCTCTTCAAGAGGACTCTACCGCTTGGCCCATGGTCTTATAGAAAAAACCTTTGAACATTTTAATGGCAAGGCAGATGTTACCTATGAACTTATAAAGGAGAACGGAACGGAAGTCAAATTTAAGATTGTCCAATATGGATAA